A single genomic interval of Chloracidobacterium validum harbors:
- a CDS encoding glycosyltransferase family 4 protein — translation MNVLHINEFDQIGGAATAMWRLHSGLRQLGVNSRILAARISGDAVDVHPLPRWRRRDYHLARLGRWLRFPDVLITSTFDLAREPVFQETEIIHLHNLHHGYFNYLALPKLLRGKRAFLTLHDMWAVTGHCSYSADCQRWKTGCGRCPYPLAYPAMRFDTSALEWRLKRRVFAQTLSGVFVLSQWMEAIAKASFLGDLPVYRIPAGLDTAVYRPHDRLACRQLLGIPDDRFVLMFAAMNVNDPRKGSDLLVAALRQLPIHHRQRLTLLVLGDTRPDDCTGLGCQMVLTGRVFNDHLKARLYSAADVFVSPAREEAFGLVLQEAMACGVPCLSFRVGGMPDLVRDGETGITVEPEHTAKLADAILRLIERDDERRLLGTRARHFVEREFGLQPQAGKYLAAYAGQTAPCADQPSASEVAELT, via the coding sequence ATGAACGTGCTGCACATCAACGAGTTTGACCAGATCGGCGGAGCGGCTACGGCCATGTGGCGGCTGCATAGCGGACTGCGTCAGCTCGGCGTCAACTCACGCATCCTGGCGGCCCGCATCAGCGGCGACGCGGTGGACGTTCACCCGCTACCACGCTGGCGGCGACGTGACTACCACCTGGCGCGGCTTGGACGCTGGCTGCGGTTTCCCGATGTGCTCATCACCAGCACCTTTGACTTGGCGCGGGAGCCGGTGTTTCAGGAAACCGAAATCATTCACCTGCACAACCTGCACCATGGCTATTTCAACTATCTGGCGCTGCCGAAACTGCTCCGCGGCAAGCGGGCATTTCTGACCCTGCACGACATGTGGGCCGTCACCGGACACTGTAGCTACAGCGCCGACTGCCAGCGGTGGAAGACCGGTTGCGGGCGGTGTCCCTATCCCCTGGCGTACCCGGCCATGCGGTTTGACACCTCGGCCCTGGAATGGCGGCTCAAACGGCGCGTCTTCGCCCAGACCCTCAGCGGCGTCTTCGTGCTCAGTCAGTGGATGGAAGCCATTGCCAAGGCCAGTTTTCTGGGCGACCTGCCGGTATATCGGATTCCGGCCGGCCTCGACACGGCGGTGTATCGTCCGCATGACCGGTTGGCCTGTCGGCAACTACTTGGGATTCCAGATGACCGCTTCGTTTTGATGTTTGCCGCGATGAACGTCAACGATCCACGCAAAGGCAGTGACCTGCTGGTAGCGGCGCTCCGGCAGTTGCCCATCCACCATCGGCAGCGCCTGACGCTGCTGGTGCTGGGGGATACCCGACCGGACGACTGCACCGGTCTGGGCTGCCAGATGGTACTCACCGGGCGCGTGTTCAACGACCATCTCAAGGCGCGCCTCTACTCGGCGGCAGATGTCTTCGTCAGCCCGGCGCGCGAAGAGGCCTTTGGGCTTGTCCTTCAGGAAGCCATGGCCTGCGGTGTTCCCTGCCTGAGCTTCCGGGTTGGTGGCATGCCAGACCTTGTGCGCGATGGAGAGACCGGTATCACCGTCGAACCGGAACATACGGCCAAGCTTGCCGATGCCATCCTTCGCCTCATCGAACGTGATGACGAACGAAGGCTTTTGGGAACCCGTGCGCGCCACTTCGTTGAGCGGGAATTTGGACTGCAACCCCAGGCCGGCAAGTACCTGGCGGCCTATGCCGGACAAACCGCGCCATGCGCCGACCAACCATCGGCATCCGAAGTTGCGGAGTTGACATGA
- a CDS encoding glycosyltransferase family 2 protein produces the protein MTSPCVSVVLCVYNQAAYVAEAIESILRQTLTDLELIVVDDASTDATPSVIQGFADARLRYVRNATNLGHAGSLNRGFALARGAYLAIMDSDDISLPERLERQVTFLERHPEVALCGAWVETFGARQERRCFPTEPAALAVRLLMACPFSTPTVVMRRDAWLPGGFDFDAFGLAFDYAYWVAVANRAAVANVPAVLLKYRLHAGQTTTTRRAAQLAGTRLVLRQQLAALLGELQETDVETLTYVFVNEATGNPPTALIGDLFERIRRANQRVHRYDPVELDRLLVETWAHILADHEPDHGRRWREMLRRPALWSWPLGAACLRRTLRPLKTRLWKRRPA, from the coding sequence ATGACTTCTCCGTGTGTTTCGGTAGTGCTATGCGTTTACAACCAGGCAGCCTACGTGGCGGAAGCCATCGAGAGCATCCTGCGCCAGACCCTTACCGACCTTGAACTCATCGTCGTGGATGATGCCTCGACCGACGCCACGCCAAGCGTCATCCAGGGATTTGCCGATGCCCGCCTGCGCTACGTCCGCAACGCGACCAACCTTGGGCATGCTGGGTCGCTCAACCGTGGTTTTGCCCTGGCGCGTGGCGCGTACCTGGCCATCATGGACAGCGACGACATCAGTCTCCCGGAGCGGCTGGAGCGGCAAGTGACGTTTTTGGAACGCCATCCCGAAGTGGCGCTCTGCGGGGCGTGGGTGGAAACCTTTGGCGCGCGCCAGGAACGACGCTGCTTTCCGACCGAACCGGCGGCTTTGGCCGTCCGGCTGCTCATGGCGTGTCCCTTTTCCACGCCTACCGTCGTCATGCGCCGGGACGCCTGGCTTCCGGGCGGTTTCGACTTCGACGCCTTTGGGTTAGCCTTTGATTACGCCTACTGGGTAGCCGTCGCCAACCGGGCCGCCGTCGCCAACGTGCCGGCTGTGCTGCTGAAGTACCGGTTGCATGCCGGCCAAACGACGACGACCCGGCGGGCCGCCCAACTCGCCGGCACGCGGCTGGTGCTGCGCCAACAGTTGGCGGCGCTACTGGGCGAGCTTCAGGAAACCGACGTCGAAACATTGACCTATGTCTTCGTCAACGAAGCCACCGGCAATCCGCCGACCGCCCTCATCGGCGATTTGTTTGAGCGCATCCGGCGGGCCAACCAGCGGGTTCACCGCTACGACCCAGTTGAACTCGACCGCCTGCTGGTTGAGACCTGGGCGCATATCCTTGCCGACCACGAACCCGACCACGGGCGCAGGTGGCGTGAAATGCTGCGGCGACCGGCGCTGTGGTCCTGGCCCCTGGGCGCGGCCTGTCTGCGGCGGACGCTGCGTCCGCTCAAGACCCGATTATGGAAGCGACGCCCGGCATGA
- a CDS encoding glycosyltransferase family 4 protein, which yields MNIAFISTMEGSPWGGSEELWSRAARHLLEAGWEVHANVKYWPTPAPAIEALAAVGIQVAFRRLDRYKKLQSLLHRLGGGGYVPPVHLASRRWLERVRPAAVVISQGANFDEWSLFFAEECHRLARPYAILTQANSLLWMPSDALVAPVTRMFTQAARAYFVSEGNRQLLEKQIGQPLGNAEVIFNPFNVDAEARPPWPDTDCPLRLGCVARMEPSAKGQDILLETLALPKWRAREVRVTLAGTGPWEGGLRRYAEQLGLASVHFAGFVSDMATFWREHHALVLPSRHEGMPLALIEAMLCGRPAIVTDVPGNAELLEDGVTGFIARAPDVVSLDEALERAYDRRATWRAMGERAAEMIRHRLPSDPAQVFADKLREIFA from the coding sequence ATGAACATCGCGTTCATCTCGACGATGGAAGGCAGCCCGTGGGGCGGCAGCGAAGAACTGTGGAGCCGCGCCGCGCGCCACTTGCTCGAAGCCGGATGGGAAGTTCACGCCAATGTGAAGTATTGGCCAACACCGGCCCCGGCCATCGAAGCGCTGGCGGCAGTGGGTATCCAGGTCGCGTTTCGGCGGCTCGACCGATACAAAAAACTCCAGAGCCTGCTCCATCGGTTGGGTGGAGGCGGTTATGTGCCGCCGGTCCACCTGGCGAGCCGCCGCTGGCTGGAGCGGGTCCGTCCGGCAGCCGTCGTCATCTCCCAGGGGGCCAACTTCGATGAGTGGTCGCTGTTCTTTGCCGAAGAGTGCCACCGCCTGGCACGTCCGTACGCCATCCTCACCCAGGCCAACAGCCTGCTCTGGATGCCCTCGGATGCGCTGGTGGCGCCGGTCACACGAATGTTCACCCAGGCAGCGCGGGCGTATTTCGTGTCGGAAGGCAACCGGCAGCTCCTCGAAAAACAAATCGGACAACCCCTCGGCAATGCCGAGGTCATTTTCAACCCGTTCAACGTGGATGCCGAGGCCCGCCCACCCTGGCCGGACACGGATTGCCCGCTGCGACTGGGCTGCGTGGCGCGAATGGAGCCCTCGGCCAAGGGGCAGGACATCCTGCTGGAAACCCTGGCGCTGCCGAAGTGGCGGGCGCGGGAGGTGCGCGTCACGCTGGCCGGAACAGGCCCCTGGGAAGGCGGACTGCGGCGATATGCCGAGCAGCTAGGGCTGGCATCGGTTCACTTCGCCGGCTTCGTGTCGGATATGGCGACGTTCTGGCGGGAGCATCACGCGCTGGTGCTCCCTTCACGCCACGAAGGGATGCCACTGGCCCTGATCGAAGCCATGCTCTGCGGCCGGCCGGCCATCGTGACCGACGTACCCGGCAACGCCGAACTGCTGGAAGATGGGGTCACCGGCTTTATCGCGCGCGCGCCGGATGTAGTCTCGCTCGATGAAGCCCTGGAACGAGCCTACGACCGGCGTGCCACGTGGCGCGCCATGGGCGAGCGCGCCGCGGAGATGATTCGCCACCGTCTGCCCTCCGATCCGGCGCAAGTGTTCGCCGATAAGCTCAGGGAAATTTTCGCATGA
- a CDS encoding class I SAM-dependent methyltransferase, producing the protein MAAMLECKNDIQRPDYRPAAPHEAFMVPLLRREIEAMPEAYLPQSPSGRALDVGCGRQPFRPWLEAHGFRYVSLDVAQNPEGTVDFLCEIDRPLPEALLAAGPFDFLLCLEVLEHVADWETSFANFACLMCSGARALVTCPHFYFLHEEPNDFWRPTPYAFQHFAAKYGFEVKFQKAAGDGWDILGTLLASSYPQPVGRSLVNRLVNRAYWSVHRLLLWGLKSRQLQSRVSWHSPFTFYQANVVVLEKT; encoded by the coding sequence ATGGCAGCCATGCTTGAATGTAAGAACGACATCCAACGCCCGGACTACCGGCCCGCAGCCCCTCACGAAGCCTTCATGGTTCCGCTTTTGCGCCGGGAGATTGAAGCCATGCCGGAAGCTTACCTGCCCCAATCACCATCCGGCCGCGCCCTGGATGTTGGGTGCGGCCGGCAGCCCTTTCGCCCCTGGCTGGAAGCGCATGGCTTTCGGTATGTCAGCCTCGATGTCGCCCAGAATCCCGAAGGGACGGTGGATTTCCTCTGTGAGATTGACCGTCCACTGCCGGAGGCCTTGCTGGCGGCCGGGCCGTTTGATTTTCTGCTGTGCCTGGAAGTCCTCGAACACGTGGCCGACTGGGAAACGTCGTTTGCCAACTTTGCCTGCCTGATGTGCTCCGGCGCACGCGCCCTTGTAACTTGCCCTCATTTTTATTTTTTGCATGAGGAACCAAACGACTTCTGGCGCCCGACACCCTACGCCTTTCAACACTTTGCCGCCAAGTATGGCTTCGAGGTCAAATTTCAGAAAGCGGCCGGGGACGGCTGGGACATTCTAGGAACGCTCCTGGCCAGCAGCTATCCGCAGCCGGTTGGACGGTCGCTGGTCAATCGGCTGGTCAATCGCGCTTACTGGTCGGTTCACCGCCTGCTGTTGTGGGGACTGAAATCAAGGCAACTGCAATCACGGGTGAGCTGGCACAGCCCGTTTACGTTTTATCAAGCCAACGTGGTCGTCCTCGAAAAAACATGA
- a CDS encoding glycosyltransferase family 4 protein, with the protein MKKPRVAICTFDAPGFTGGPNSWLRRWSAFVTVRGFEVRVLAFILNPHAHRIPDDYPLLAALAAQGIGFVTFPHWETIEKKLLWLLAQLEALQPSVFIPNFVIAGLYATAWTRPAGLPTVGVLHSDDDYHRALVDRFVAGPARFRPTDIVTVSRYLTVATQAQAAPETSVWGIPYGVPLPATTAQWTQGPLRLLYAGRLEEEQKRISDVTRALCRAAQLPNVTATIAGDGRGRAAVERIIAQESHGRVRYVGLVDNARIQALMAEHHVFVLLSDYEGLPIALMEAMAAGLVPICTPMRSGIGELVVDGETGLIVPDRGDGFVAAVARLAGQPETWARLAQGARRQITTSGYDLETCHRQWLDLLDRRNREATYQGQPLLRRRSRRLGLPPPHPNLEEDHWREPPPLVYYGRVARAKLIALTRRLWTGRQPASP; encoded by the coding sequence ATGAAGAAACCAAGAGTTGCAATCTGCACCTTCGATGCCCCGGGCTTCACCGGCGGCCCCAATAGCTGGCTACGGCGCTGGAGCGCGTTTGTCACGGTGCGTGGCTTCGAGGTCCGGGTGCTTGCGTTCATCCTCAATCCCCATGCGCATCGGATTCCAGACGATTATCCCCTGCTTGCGGCGCTTGCTGCCCAAGGCATCGGCTTCGTGACCTTTCCCCACTGGGAAACCATCGAGAAGAAGCTTCTCTGGCTGTTGGCCCAGCTCGAAGCCCTCCAACCAAGCGTTTTCATCCCGAACTTCGTCATTGCCGGACTCTATGCCACCGCCTGGACGCGCCCGGCCGGTCTCCCCACGGTGGGCGTGCTCCATTCTGATGACGATTACCATCGCGCGCTGGTGGACAGGTTTGTTGCCGGCCCGGCGCGCTTTCGCCCCACCGACATCGTGACGGTTTCGCGCTACCTCACGGTAGCCACGCAAGCCCAGGCCGCGCCCGAAACGTCCGTTTGGGGCATCCCCTACGGTGTCCCCCTCCCGGCCACGACCGCGCAGTGGACACAGGGTCCGCTCCGGCTGCTCTATGCCGGGCGGCTCGAAGAGGAACAAAAACGGATTTCGGATGTCACCCGCGCCCTGTGTCGGGCGGCGCAGCTTCCCAACGTTACGGCCACCATCGCCGGCGACGGACGGGGTCGCGCTGCCGTTGAGCGCATCATTGCCCAGGAAAGCCACGGTCGCGTGCGCTACGTAGGGCTGGTGGATAACGCCCGCATCCAGGCGCTCATGGCCGAACACCACGTTTTCGTCCTGCTCTCGGATTATGAAGGACTGCCGATTGCGCTGATGGAAGCCATGGCGGCCGGACTCGTGCCCATCTGCACGCCCATGCGCAGCGGCATCGGCGAACTCGTCGTGGACGGAGAAACCGGCCTCATCGTCCCCGACCGTGGCGACGGCTTCGTGGCGGCAGTTGCCCGCCTGGCCGGCCAGCCGGAGACTTGGGCGCGGCTGGCACAGGGGGCCCGGCGACAGATCACTACTTCCGGCTACGACCTGGAAACCTGCCATCGGCAGTGGCTGGACTTACTTGACCGCCGCAACCGGGAAGCAACCTATCAGGGGCAACCGCTGCTGCGCCGCCGGTCGCGCCGCCTTGGATTGCCGCCGCCACATCCAAATCTGGAAGAAGATCATTGGCGCGAACCGCCGCCGCTCGTGTATTACGGCCGGGTGGCGCGGGCCAAGCTGATAGCCCTGACCCGCCGACTGTGGACCGGCCGCCAGCCTGCCTCACCTTGA
- a CDS encoding LIC_10190 family membrane protein: MIAVILSWITVLAIAYVFGSIFVTEKLFERMGDHFLVSIWVGLTVISNFWILLAFFIPLKFFSTMFFTFVVVVLLSIRFKIKYNFRFFKDLLRYKYFIILSFFILNIVAFLASQEVKNIDTGGYHYPIVRWLVEYGVTYGLALLQLQYGYISTWYALIAPFEAGPWQGHIGGIGAFPVFLLSLHGLLSIFRIHKGEECFSDWFILVSWFLGTSLIVLSPVVVGMSTLSTDIPIAVTVIVTTWMLIYHCNKEDSDNLTSNLRIVVIALLAFGAFAIKFSSFPLALFVTLYILFNLGKRKFNRITLLALTLVFSLAPTMAARFVASGYPLCPSTLFGFDSVEWAVDRQVIENATVEIRDFARWQWHTLSSPRYSLGWFDLSWLQYWVKFEILMAAYLVASIFSTLFLIFRRKSELNLFAAIFIGLTGTFYIFISAPFLRLGIGFLVILPSLLLSYLLWMKKLKLAYTAVGIIVLLTSLSVFCRQPPGKFSVLVFIFILLTLWLFAIWSGKRWSMLTRVVIIGVLLCLPMLFTGVAMLADAFYCCAHASQVIPRQASKDAILANHGNYSQWNPGSPSDY, translated from the coding sequence ATGATAGCAGTCATTTTATCATGGATTACGGTGTTAGCGATTGCTTACGTTTTTGGAAGCATTTTTGTAACAGAAAAATTATTTGAACGGATGGGAGACCATTTTTTAGTTTCTATTTGGGTAGGGTTAACAGTTATTTCTAATTTTTGGATCTTGTTGGCATTTTTTATTCCACTAAAATTTTTCTCGACAATGTTCTTTACCTTTGTAGTAGTAGTGTTGCTATCTATTCGTTTTAAGATAAAATATAATTTTAGATTTTTTAAGGATTTATTGAGGTATAAGTATTTTATAATTTTGAGTTTTTTTATCCTGAACATTGTTGCATTTTTAGCTTCCCAGGAAGTGAAAAATATAGACACAGGTGGTTATCATTATCCAATAGTTCGCTGGTTAGTAGAGTATGGGGTCACATATGGTTTAGCATTGCTTCAGTTGCAGTATGGTTACATCTCCACTTGGTATGCATTGATAGCCCCATTTGAAGCTGGACCTTGGCAAGGGCACATCGGCGGGATTGGCGCTTTTCCAGTTTTCTTACTCTCACTTCATGGTTTACTTAGCATCTTTCGAATACATAAAGGCGAGGAATGTTTTTCAGATTGGTTTATACTTGTTTCCTGGTTTCTTGGAACTAGCTTAATTGTTCTCTCACCAGTTGTTGTTGGCATGTCTACACTTTCAACTGATATACCAATTGCTGTAACTGTTATTGTTACAACATGGATGCTCATTTATCATTGCAATAAAGAAGATTCAGACAATCTAACCAGTAACCTTAGAATTGTGGTGATCGCTTTACTCGCTTTTGGAGCTTTTGCGATAAAATTTTCGTCATTTCCACTAGCTCTATTTGTAACGTTGTATATCCTCTTCAATCTAGGTAAACGGAAATTTAATAGAATAACTCTCTTAGCGTTGACTCTTGTTTTTTCTTTAGCTCCAACTATGGCAGCTAGGTTTGTTGCATCAGGTTATCCACTTTGTCCCTCAACACTATTTGGCTTTGACTCAGTGGAATGGGCTGTTGATCGCCAAGTCATAGAGAACGCAACTGTAGAGATTAGAGACTTTGCCCGTTGGCAATGGCACACTTTATCATCTCCGCGTTATAGTCTTGGATGGTTTGACCTGTCTTGGTTACAGTATTGGGTAAAGTTTGAAATCTTGATGGCTGCCTATCTAGTTGCTTCTATTTTTTCAACACTTTTCTTAATTTTCAGACGAAAATCCGAGCTAAATTTATTTGCAGCGATCTTTATTGGATTAACAGGGACTTTTTATATCTTTATCTCTGCACCCTTCTTACGTCTAGGCATAGGATTTTTGGTCATTTTACCATCTTTACTTTTATCTTATCTTTTGTGGATGAAGAAATTAAAATTAGCTTACACAGCAGTTGGAATTATTGTTTTACTTACAAGTTTATCTGTTTTTTGCAGACAGCCACCTGGAAAGTTTTCGGTTTTGGTTTTCATTTTTATTCTACTTACGCTCTGGCTTTTTGCGATTTGGAGTGGTAAGAGATGGTCAATGCTAACAAGGGTTGTCATAATAGGGGTGTTGCTATGCTTGCCGATGCTTTTTACTGGTGTTGCTATGCTTGCCGATGCTTTTTACTGCTGTGCGCATGCGTCCCAAGTTATACCTCGTCAGGCCAGCAAAGATGCCATCTTGGCCAACCACGGTAATTATAGTCAATGGAATCCAGGTTCACCGTCCGATTATTGA
- a CDS encoding class I SAM-dependent methyltransferase, translating into MGSRQLTSPVVPGAPARCVEALDTSRLIESYQRDYGVDVADYFHGLPQVDIYACSVTGYRFYYPFTLAGREDLYAQLAQFPWYYTDRPEHALAERHIRQSDRVLEIGCGRGFFLKRLAARQVAAVGLDLNRAAVAQCRADGLDVRLETVEAHVNAHAHSYDVVCAFHVLEHITNVHNFLSSTLTLLKPGGCLVIAVPNSDPYAYKFDLYFALNAPPHHMGLWNRQSLKALANVFPMTLRNTYTIPMEIGEYNRYLTFSLVNNSIFFRKRDWLLWNFYQSQQRQNSKQWLTKALAWFMTSLAIPRNLLVVFRFKQ; encoded by the coding sequence ATGGGAAGCCGCCAACTGACCAGCCCAGTCGTTCCCGGCGCGCCGGCACGCTGCGTGGAGGCGCTCGACACGTCCCGGTTGATTGAAAGCTATCAGCGCGATTACGGCGTGGACGTCGCCGATTACTTCCACGGACTGCCCCAGGTTGACATCTACGCCTGTTCGGTGACGGGCTACCGCTTTTACTACCCGTTCACGCTGGCCGGACGCGAAGACCTCTACGCGCAGCTTGCCCAATTTCCGTGGTACTACACCGACCGCCCGGAACATGCCCTGGCCGAACGCCATATCCGACAATCCGACCGGGTGCTTGAAATCGGCTGCGGCCGCGGCTTCTTTCTGAAACGCCTGGCAGCCCGCCAGGTGGCGGCGGTCGGACTCGACCTCAACCGCGCGGCCGTCGCCCAGTGTCGCGCCGATGGGCTGGATGTTCGACTGGAAACAGTTGAAGCTCACGTGAACGCGCACGCACATTCCTATGATGTCGTTTGTGCTTTTCATGTCCTTGAACACATTACAAATGTTCACAATTTTCTCAGTTCAACGCTGACTCTTCTTAAACCTGGCGGATGCCTAGTTATTGCTGTTCCAAATAGTGATCCTTATGCCTACAAATTTGACTTATACTTTGCACTCAATGCCCCACCTCACCACATGGGGCTTTGGAATCGCCAATCATTAAAAGCATTGGCTAACGTCTTTCCAATGACACTTAGGAATACCTATACCATACCTATGGAAATCGGGGAATACAATCGGTATCTTACATTTTCGTTAGTTAATAATTCCATTTTTTTTCGTAAGCGTGATTGGTTGCTATGGAACTTTTACCAAAGTCAACAAAGACAGAATTCCAAGCAATGGTTAACAAAAGCCTTGGCATGGTTTATGACAAGTTTAGCAATACCGAGAAACCTACTAGTTGTATTTCGATTTAAGCAATAA
- a CDS encoding ABC transporter ATP-binding protein: MNDIAIRACGLGKRYRIGGGNRGPYRSLRESIQETLLSPLRRRSNHDPDDGETTFWALKDVSFEIKRGEAVGVIGRNGAGKSTLLKVLSRITEPTTGQVELHGRVGSLLEVGTGFHPELTGRENIFLNGAILGMRRTEIARKFDEIVAFAEVERFLDTPVRFYSSGMYMRLAFAVAAHLEPEILIVDEVLAVGDSGFQKKCLGKMENIAQHGRTVLFVSHSMQAVRRLTTTCLVLSGGEVVYAGPTGGAIQEYERRQRLTTDTASNYVANPPPRHSHVARASVLTSGPRGQHDWGQPLTFRFVLHCDEPSRHFAFTFQVLDEQERPVLHCHYVNPVTGADYDFGPLERGAHQFECHLPRPRLYMGRYTVTTWLANRRSNQLIEKLSGILAFEVSMLAQPRAEYERHAGEAAYVEDTVWSAVRPVEGVVWEAAN, from the coding sequence ATGAATGACATTGCGATTCGCGCTTGCGGACTTGGCAAACGATACCGGATTGGCGGCGGCAACCGCGGCCCCTATCGCTCACTGCGGGAATCCATTCAGGAAACGCTCCTGTCTCCCCTGCGCCGCCGGTCGAACCACGACCCGGACGACGGCGAAACCACCTTCTGGGCGCTGAAAGATGTGTCGTTCGAGATCAAGCGGGGCGAGGCCGTCGGCGTCATCGGACGCAACGGGGCCGGAAAAAGCACGCTGCTCAAGGTGCTATCCCGCATTACCGAACCGACCACCGGACAGGTCGAGCTGCACGGGCGGGTCGGCTCGCTGCTGGAAGTCGGCACAGGCTTTCACCCGGAACTGACCGGACGCGAAAACATCTTTCTCAACGGCGCGATCCTCGGCATGCGCCGGACCGAGATTGCGCGCAAGTTTGATGAAATCGTCGCCTTTGCCGAAGTGGAGCGCTTCCTCGATACGCCGGTGCGCTTTTATTCGAGCGGGATGTACATGCGGCTCGCCTTTGCCGTGGCGGCCCACCTCGAACCTGAAATCCTCATCGTGGATGAGGTCCTGGCCGTGGGCGACTCCGGCTTTCAGAAAAAGTGTCTGGGCAAGATGGAGAACATCGCCCAGCATGGGCGAACCGTCCTGTTTGTCAGCCACAGCATGCAGGCCGTCCGGCGGCTCACGACGACCTGCCTCGTCCTTTCAGGCGGCGAAGTCGTCTATGCCGGTCCTACCGGCGGCGCGATTCAGGAATACGAACGGCGCCAACGGCTGACAACCGATACGGCGTCGAACTACGTCGCCAACCCACCGCCCCGTCACAGCCATGTCGCGCGGGCCAGCGTCCTGACCTCCGGGCCGCGCGGCCAGCACGACTGGGGACAACCGCTTACCTTCCGTTTCGTCCTGCACTGTGACGAACCCAGCCGGCACTTCGCCTTCACCTTTCAGGTCCTGGACGAGCAGGAACGCCCGGTGCTTCACTGCCATTACGTCAATCCGGTGACTGGGGCCGACTATGACTTCGGCCCACTGGAGCGCGGCGCTCATCAGTTTGAGTGCCACTTGCCACGGCCGCGGCTCTACATGGGGCGCTATACCGTGACCACCTGGCTGGCCAATCGGCGCTCCAATCAACTCATCGAAAAGCTTTCGGGGATTCTCGCCTTCGAGGTCTCGATGCTCGCGCAACCGCGCGCGGAATACGAACGGCATGCGGGCGAAGCAGCCTATGTCGAAGACACGGTGTGGTCGGCCGTCCGGCCGGTCGAGGGAGTGGTATGGGAAGCCGCCAACTGA
- a CDS encoding ABC transporter permease: protein MDSTAPLDKPVHQRLDASDAPADPTIRIAPSRGWTAIKLGELWAYRELLYFLIWRDVKVRYKQTVLGAAWAILQPLFTMVVFSVFFGRLAGIPSEGVPYPLFALAALIPWTFFANALGQSSNSLVNSAHLIAKVYFPRLVIPLASVLGGLVDLAIACLILVPMLLYYGIMPGWQVIWLPGLVGLATVTALGVGLWASALNVEYRDVRHVIPFLTQIWMFSTPVVYPSSLVPDRWRLLYHLNPMSGVVDGFRWALLGTGAPPGLPLLVSGAAALGLLLTGAFYFRRMEKTFADRV, encoded by the coding sequence ATGGATTCAACCGCTCCGCTTGACAAGCCGGTTCACCAGCGTCTGGACGCTTCCGACGCGCCTGCCGACCCGACCATCCGCATTGCGCCATCGCGCGGGTGGACGGCCATCAAGCTCGGCGAACTGTGGGCCTACCGCGAACTGCTCTACTTTCTCATCTGGCGCGATGTCAAAGTCCGCTACAAGCAAACCGTTCTGGGGGCGGCCTGGGCGATTCTCCAGCCGCTTTTCACCATGGTGGTGTTCAGCGTCTTTTTTGGGCGGCTGGCCGGGATACCGTCCGAAGGCGTTCCCTATCCGCTGTTTGCGCTGGCGGCGCTCATTCCCTGGACGTTCTTCGCCAACGCGCTGGGTCAATCGTCCAACAGCCTGGTCAACAGCGCCCACCTCATTGCCAAGGTGTACTTCCCCCGACTGGTCATTCCGCTGGCCAGCGTGCTCGGCGGCCTGGTGGATTTGGCCATTGCCTGCCTGATTCTCGTGCCGATGCTGCTTTACTACGGCATCATGCCGGGTTGGCAGGTCATCTGGCTGCCCGGTCTGGTCGGACTGGCAACCGTGACGGCGCTGGGCGTTGGGCTGTGGGCGTCGGCGCTCAATGTCGAATACCGCGACGTGCGCCACGTGATACCGTTCCTGACCCAAATCTGGATGTTTTCAACGCCGGTGGTGTATCCCAGTAGCCTCGTGCCAGACCGGTGGCGGCTGCTTTACCACCTCAACCCAATGAGCGGGGTGGTGGACGGCTTCCGGTGGGCGCTGCTCGGCACAGGCGCCCCTCCCGGACTCCCCTTGCTGGTGTCCGGCGCGGCGGCGCTTGGCCTGCTGCTCACCGGAGCGTTCTATTTCCGCCGCATGGAAAAAACCTTTGCCGACCGGGTATGA